In a genomic window of Mycolicibacter heraklionensis:
- a CDS encoding DUF732 domain-containing protein, translating to MKTAIGRITKMLGVGTTSLGLLLGTAGMAQADDQSYLDYLFAHGFTYHPGAYAAPLTIELGHQTCDKIHETGNPRAGLMPLANWALTDVMIEGAQHELCPDTLPH from the coding sequence GTGAAAACAGCGATTGGGCGCATCACGAAGATGCTCGGCGTGGGCACGACCTCGCTGGGATTACTACTCGGAACGGCCGGGATGGCGCAGGCTGACGATCAGTCCTACCTGGACTACCTATTCGCCCACGGATTCACGTACCACCCAGGCGCGTATGCGGCTCCGTTGACCATCGAGTTGGGACACCAGACGTGCGACAAGATCCATGAGACGGGCAACCCGCGCGCCGGCCTTATGCCACTTGCTAACTGGGCACTGACCGATGTGATGATCGAAGGGGCGCAACACGAGCTGTGCCCCGACACCCTGCCGCACTAG
- a CDS encoding phage gene 29 protein family protein, whose protein sequence is MKPHINQLGQLKLPEIPEPGPDAHPLDKAMWAIADALNCPVSPDGTIYDLRFVNIPVIARHLARAGMGPVAGQAVIRACDAPGGYRQWIDVDAPDPEPVDLDSTPLSDLDPDDPRVRALLAERFGGTDFAPPPPPDGWRIRPSIKLAEDYH, encoded by the coding sequence GTGAAACCGCACATCAACCAGCTTGGCCAACTCAAGCTGCCCGAGATTCCCGAACCGGGCCCGGATGCCCACCCGCTCGACAAAGCCATGTGGGCTATTGCCGATGCCCTGAATTGCCCAGTATCACCCGACGGCACGATCTATGACCTGCGGTTTGTCAACATACCGGTGATCGCACGGCACCTGGCCCGCGCCGGAATGGGCCCCGTCGCTGGTCAGGCCGTCATCCGGGCCTGTGACGCCCCGGGCGGTTACCGGCAGTGGATCGACGTCGACGCGCCCGATCCAGAACCGGTCGACCTGGACAGCACACCCCTTTCCGACTTGGACCCCGATGACCCGCGGGTCCGGGCCCTGCTCGCCGAACGCTTCGGTGGCACTGACTTCGCACCACCACCGCCACCCGACGGGTGGCGTATCCGACCGTCCATCAAACTCGCAGAGGACTATCACTGA
- a CDS encoding DUF732 domain-containing protein: MTALGLLLGTAGVACADEQSFLDGLAAHGMTYGGAASMIIGLTSPAEAMQTGRMICDNIRFSGDPRAGFNYLMNASVPDYMIDVARSELCPGA, encoded by the coding sequence GTGACGGCGCTGGGACTACTACTCGGAACGGCAGGCGTGGCATGCGCTGACGAGCAGTCATTCCTTGACGGCCTGGCTGCGCACGGCATGACCTACGGTGGTGCAGCATCCATGATCATCGGTTTAACTTCGCCGGCGGAGGCGATGCAAACTGGGCGAATGATATGCGACAACATCCGCTTCAGCGGTGACCCACGTGCAGGATTCAACTACCTAATGAACGCTTCGGTGCCGGACTACATGATCGACGTGGCACGATCGGAACTGTGCCCCGGAGCTTAG
- a CDS encoding DUF732 domain-containing protein: MGVVTAGMALGLAGAAGADDQAFLDQIPPRNYFSMWQSDAGRLMTGYNVCTMLRGGTPPQVVADGFTNSDGWAWVNAAQHELCPDTLEGSK; encoded by the coding sequence GTGGGCGTAGTCACCGCGGGAATGGCTCTGGGGCTGGCGGGAGCTGCGGGCGCGGATGATCAAGCGTTTCTGGACCAAATTCCGCCGCGCAACTACTTCTCCATGTGGCAATCCGACGCAGGCCGACTGATGACCGGTTACAACGTTTGCACGATGCTTCGGGGTGGCACGCCGCCCCAGGTTGTCGCCGATGGCTTCACCAACAGCGATGGGTGGGCCTGGGTGAACGCCGCGCAGCACGAGCTGTGTCCCGACACCCTGGAAGGCTCGAAGTGA
- a CDS encoding DUF732 domain-containing protein, translating to MSRVTKTLGAGVAALGLLLGTAGVATADDQSYLEYARASGVPNNLYFPDWGVIQMGHAICDLLRGGRPVESIQYFGYTGLFRDQIVGAAQHELCPDTLPH from the coding sequence ATGAGTCGCGTTACGAAGACGCTCGGTGCCGGCGTGGCGGCGCTGGGACTACTACTCGGAACAGCAGGCGTGGCGACGGCAGACGATCAGTCATATCTCGAATACGCGCGAGCTAGCGGTGTGCCAAATAATTTGTACTTTCCAGACTGGGGCGTGATCCAAATGGGTCATGCAATATGCGATCTACTTCGCGGGGGCCGCCCGGTCGAGTCGATTCAATACTTCGGATACACAGGGCTATTCCGCGATCAGATCGTCGGCGCGGCACAACACGAACTGTGTCCCGACACGCTTCCGCATTAG